The Apium graveolens cultivar Ventura chromosome 3, ASM990537v1, whole genome shotgun sequence sequence ctaacataataacagaataagcaataataatcaataaccagaatcatcaacaataatgagtgtttaaaaatgaaagggtttcaatccttgtaaggatcaataagataatttcaaagcttggatgctgggtaatgaaagaattggataacaaaggaatcaatatttcagggtttcaaggatttggtctttcaaagcataaaatacaaagatttgattgtgtaagcaatctggttcagtgtttaatatttagtttgtatatatttgtggagtaggatcgtatacttgaggttcgtgtttggggtatataacaatcaatggtctagaaagaatcaggttacggctcaagatcaataactggaatcaaggtttagggtacagtgcttcaaagcacttgcaatatcaacaagactatcaagtactacaatatctcgagaaagttcagaacacttgcctggtattagcttactacactgcactcgcttccaatcacaatcgtcttactcctcaactacctgtttcccttttcctacgtcttgcctcttctgctcacatatcataagcatctatcaataatcgactcatagagttctattcaacacatacttctatctacccttcgttttacccaaatccgattaacggattgaaagttatgcaataatcaagtaaacaccgaatatatagactgatagtcaatcaacaagtcacatatagcacataatacatcacgtaatcaatgatatattatttataaagaagtctcgggtcataaataggctttctgatatttaaaatgatttttaaaacatttttcagaattaaaacgggtcgttggatcaatttcggattaataaacaaggttcggtaggccaattctggctctgaaataattttatactaattatcgagctttggaaataatttagaataatattttaaagctcgaaactatttttcggaatttttaaatcatttttaaataattaaatctaattaaataattgattaaaatcaattaataattaattaaatcaattaatcaattaattttcgaattaattgaccaattaattaattaaaaattaagtgaaattaattaactaattaatttagatttatttttgaattaaaaataattttcggaattaaaataataattttcaaaattttcagaaattaaaaatgaatttttataataaaaataaataggaaatatgatttttaaacattttataaacaggaatcatatttttgaaaactttgcaaactacagggactaaacttcaccatcttcaaaaattacagggactaaactgcaattttgcagtttcagtcgccggaaaatcgggggtggccggagaactcacctccggcatcctcccaccaccatcacctccagaattaaactacacaacaccaggaacctatatctgcaatcaaaattcatcaataaccccagacttggccgaaatttgatcaagaaactcgccggtttctggCGGGTTCcacgtaaacttcaaaacacaactcccttctctatagacctcgttgattcatgaaacttgtacgactagattgcaaatttcatagagaatacaatacactataccacaacatcaatctatttcagaataagaaacccccaaatttcaattaagaacattcatacgggttataaaccctaattttaaaattcgaaaatcaaactcaaatttgaacatgttattgaactccaaatcagatgtataatatatcaaaatcatcaggaaaacaagctctacaacatgcaatcatcaaatcatacaaacaatcatccgaacaaaaattcatatttttaataaatttaattcgaaaataaataaatttccagaaaataaacctttgattctgtagtgaaacaaagctcagaatctgatagaacacttcaaatccttcgttttggttactcaagctttgaaaacagagatcggtaacgccttcgttttgctgtttgattcttagaacagtttatgtaattagggtttttctctgaaaattatagaattaactatctgcaaatgattttgatacgaaataaaatacggaaaaaggctatttatatttacggaatattagtatcccgttggatcatttcggatataaaacggtacgtttatttgtaaaaactgatccaaacggtatcggttttcgggataattatccaaatcagtacaatttgtactgcgatcttggtcttagcgcctggttacacgtattacgaagtgataattgtgatagtttaataaaaagctcccgtttatcgaaaatacggattttattgatttatcgaaaatgttgcgccgagacccgcgcaagacaaaccgtacgccggatcgaaaaagtcgaaacatgaaatatgctcggaatattataattaggttaggaatgagttctcggaagagtttcgggttccgaAAACGTAACAatggttgacgtcggttggttcccgtttttataaaatagattttaaatactcggaaaaagattttataaattttatatgatccttataaatccataaatcaacataaaaataattaggaagatatgacaattatctatgttttattttggatatataaaaattaaaatactcaattaatattatttttgaatatccaagtacatataacatttaactattaactcacagaatagatactaaactcacataataattatttaatagtaaaataattacacgatatatcccggatattacattttCCCTTCTAACTGAAAAGTCTGAACTGATTATTGAGTGTGGCTCGTTAAGTGTGAAGGTAGCTGACTTGGGGAATGAGATTCGTGGACTTGAGGCAGCTCTTAGTGCTTCTAAAGATGGTCATGTTGAGAAGGAGAGTCAGTGGGATGCTGAAAAATCCAAACTGATCAGTAAGTTAGATGGTATGGTAGCCCAGCTTGCGCGTTGTGAAGCTGAGGCTCTTGGTTCTTTCGAAGAGGGCTATGGTGAATGCGTGAAGCGTCTTACTGAGGCGGGGCTTGGCGTTAGCAGACACAGCTATGAGTGTTATCTTGCTGGTCTCAAAAGGAAAGTTGAAGATGGTAAAGATGGCTCGTTTACTCTTCCTGGTGGAGCTTAACTTTACATTTTGGACCTGGGGTATGCCCCGAGAGGTTTATGTAACTTGACTTATGTTATTTTCATGTCTTTTTTTGTATAGAACCTTGTTGGACCCTACAGGGCTCTTTAAACTTTGAATTCGATCTTTTGGTTGTGTTGGCGTTTGAACTCATATTTTGGGCATTGATTGCTTGTAATTATGGAGAATTTTGTTATGCATCTTGTTATTCCTTCTTttttttcctttggagttgtcCTTATTTTTGTCTTTTATATTGCCACAACAAGTACTAACTATAAGTCGTTTGTTTCTCGTTGAGTGGAGATTAAGACttaaatgaaaaagaaaaaagaaaaaactTGGGTGCAGATAATCGAGTGTGTGAGTGTGTTAAAGTAGATATATGAAGGCAAAATTAGGTTGAAACacgaaaattttataaaactttttTCAGATAAACATCATTGAGCATAGATTGTCTTATATCATGGCTTTCGATCACAACTTGACTTTGTTTTTGGAGTTTTACCTTAAATAACTTAATAATTTAGACTTAGGAGCTTTTTCTTCAAATTCTTCTTTCCTTAGGGGTAGAACTTCTTGAGGTGTACGGCGTTCCATGCATTTGGTATTGGAGTTCCATTGAGCTGTGTGAGGTGATATGAACCTGAGTTGGTGACCTTGATTACCCTGTACGGGCCTTCCCATGGTGGAGACATTTTATTCATTTTTGAGGGCATTGAGGCTACCGCTTCTGTTAACACCAAATCATTGACTTTGAAACCCCTTGGTTTAATTTTTGTGTTGTACAGCTCTGCGACCTTTTCCTGGTATTCGGAGATTTTGAGTTGTGCGGATTCTCTAACCTCTTCCAAAAGATCATTGTTTGGTCGTAGTCCCTCTTCTGAAGCTTTGGGATTGAATTTTTCGATACGCAAGGTCTTATACCCAATTTCTATTGGTAATACGGCTTCTGTCCCATATATCATCCTGAAGGGTGTTTGACCTGTTGCGGCTTTTGGAGTAGTTCGTAGACTCCACAGTACATTTGGAAGCTCATCTACCCAGTTTCTATTGGCATCCATCAGTCTCTTCTTGAGGCCTTGTAGAATTGCTTTGTTAGTGATTTCAACATGTCCATTGGCCTGTGAATATGCCACTGATGCTTTGAGATGCTGGACCTCGAGCTTTTCAAGAGCGTTCTTCCAACTTTCGCCTGTGAACTGGGTGCCGTTATCTGTGATGATGATTCTTGGTTCTCCGAATCGGAATACTATATTTTCCATCAAGAAATGAATTGCATCTAGTTCTCTGATTCGGGCGAGGGGTTTTGCTTCCATCCATTTGGTGAAGTAGTCTACCGCTACAATGATGTATTGACACTGCTTGGAGCTCTTTGGAAGTGGTCCCACTAGGTCTATGCCCCACATGTAGAATGAGCAAGGCGTGGTGGTAGGATTGAAGGGCACAGAGGGCTTGTGGTTCTTCGAGCTATACAGCTGACAGCGTTTGTACTCTTTCGTGTACTTTTCACAGTCCTGACGCATGGTGGGCCAAAAAATGCCATGTCTTATAATCTTTAAGGCCATGTTCTTTCCTGCAAGGTGGTCTCCACATATGCCCGAATGTACTTCTTCCATTATAATTTGTGACTCCTTCTTGTTAATATATCTAAGCAATGGTTCGACCAAAGCTCGTCTGAATAGCTTGTTGTCAATGAGACAGTATTGCTTGGCTTTCATTTTTATTTTCCTTAGCTGTTGACTGTCACTTTCCGCGGTATTGCCTTGAATGAACTTGATTATTGGAATTCTCCAATCTTCTTCATTTGATATGCAGTTGACTTCGTGGACTTCAATTGACGGGTGTGACAACTCTGTGAAATATGTGGGGTCCGCGACCTGGCGGATGTTTGAAGTAGCCATCTTAGAGAGGGTGTCTTCCCACTGGTTTGTTGACCTATCAATATTATTGATGGTCCTTGAGATGAACCTTTGTAGGAGTTTAAGAGTGAGTTGCATGTATGTGGACATTCTGTCATTAATTGCTTTGAAATCCCCACAAACTTGTTTGACTACCAGTTGTGAATCACTGAATATGTCGATTACACCTGCTTCTAGCTTGAGGGCTAGTTTTAGACCAGATATTAAACCTTCGTATTCAGCTTCGTTGTTGGTGGCAGGGAATTTGAACTTCACAGCCTGCTTGACCACAAGGCCTTCGGGGCTAGTGAGGACCATTCCTGCACCCCCTGCTTGTGAGGTGGATGACCGATCTGTGAAGAGTATCCATGCTTTACTTTCAGATATGGGGATTACTTCTCCTGGTTCAAGATTTGAGAAAGTGCACTCCGTGATGAAGTCAGCTAAGGCTTGAGATCTCATAGATGTTCTTGGTTAAAATTCGAGATTGAACTGACTTAGCTCAACCGTCCATGATGTTAATCTGCCTGTCATATCTGGCTTATGCAAAATTCTTTGTAATGGTTGATTTGTCATGAACATTATCATCCGTTCTTGGAAGTACTGCCTTAATTTCCTGCTTGCAATTATAAGTGCGTACGCGAGCTTTTCAATATTTGAATAGCGAGTTTCTGCATCTTTTAGTATGTGGCTTGCGTAATATACAGATTTCTGGTTGGAATTTTCCTCCTTGATGAGTACTGCTGCTACTGTTGAATCGGCCGCAGATAGATATAGTTTCAAGGGTTCGCATGGTTTTGGTTTTGCCATTATAGGTGGTGAGGTGAGGAATTGCTTTATTTGCTGTAGGCTTTCCTCGCATTCTTTCATCCATTTGAAGGGGTTGCTTTTTGATGCTTGCTTGATGGCTTCATACATTAGGAGGCATTTCTTTGATGATTGAGGTATGAAACGTCTTAGAGCTGCGATGGAGCCTGCGAGGACTTGGAGTTTCTTGATGCATTTTGGAGCCACCATGTTTTGAATGGATGATATTTGGTTGGGATCAGCTTCAATACCTCTTTGGGTTAGAAGATATTCTGGGAATCTACCTCCACTGAGAGCGAAGGAGCATTTTGCTGGATTCAACCTCATGCTGTGACTTCTCACCCTTTCAAATGTTTCTCTTAAATCATTCACATGTGCTGATGTCGTGGGTGACATAGTCACAATGTCATCCACTTAGACTTGGACTTTTCTTCCGATCTGGGGTTTGAAGATTATGTCCATTGTACTCTAAAAGGTGGCCCCTATGTTTAGAAGCCCGAAAGGGACTACTTTGTAAGCGAAGACGCCATTGTGGGTGATAAATGCAGTGTCATCTCGATCATCTTCTGCcaattttatttgattatatCCGGAGAAAGCGTCCATAAATGATAACATTTCATTGTCTATTGTTGCATCGATAAGTTGATCAATATTAGGGAGCGGATAGAAGTCTTTTGGGCAAGCTTTGTTAAGGTCGGAATAGTCAATGCACATGCGCCACTTGCCATTACTCTTTTTGACTAAGACAGTGTTCACTATCCATCTGGGGAACTGTACGGGCTTGATGAACCCTGCTTCAAGTAACCAGTCTACTTCTTTTTTAATTGATTCTTGCTTTTCTTTTGAGAAAATTCTCCTTTTATATTTTACCGCTTTAATTCCTGTCTTCAAGTTTAGATGATGTAGAGCTATATTTTCTGGGATCCCTGGCATTTCTTTTGGAGCCCATGCGAAGATGTCTTTGAACTGCTTGAGGAGATGTATTAGAGCTGTCCGAAGTTCATGTGAAATTTTTGTGCCTATTTTTATTGTTCTGTCTGGATCTGCATCATCAAGTGGTATCTCTTCTACTGGTTCAACGGCTTCGTAAGTGGGGGGGCTTTGGGGACTCGGTGATGTCTTTGGGGTCTATTTCGACGACTTGATTGATTAAAGTCTCTTCTTGGGGAGTTTTCTTTGGAATTTCTGAGCTTATATAGCACTGTCTTGATTTTTTTGATCTCCACTCATCTCGCCGACCCCGGAGTCTGTGATGAATTTCATCTTTAGATGGGGGactgaaattattattttcaatGGCCCTAAAGTAGTTCTGCCAATGATCGCATTATAACTGGAAATTGCGTTTATGAAGTGGAATTTAACCATCTGCCATGTTTGGCAAGGGGGAGATCCGAAGAATACAGGTAGGTCAATCACCCCAACCACCTTTACTTCATTTCATGAAAACCCATATAAGGGTGCATCCCGGGCATCCTTTAACTTCCTATCGCCAATATCCATTCTTTTGAAGGCACTGTAATAGAGAATGTCTACAGAAATGTCATTGTCGACAAGGATCTTTTGCACTGTATTTGTTTCTATTTTGGTGGTAATCACTAGTGCATCCTGGTGATCCTCTATTACTCTATCCCCGTAATCTTCATCTGAAAAAAAGATGATCGGGGAAGGACTTCGTTTTGGTTTTTTGGATTCAACTCTGAATACCTCTCGTGCATATGATTTTCTTGACCTGTTAGAATTTCCTCCTGCTGAGTGACCTCCTGATATAAAGTCAATAACTATGTCTTGGTCATATTACTGGTGATGTGATGAGTCTTCTTTAACTGCGAAGTGTGCGAGCTCTCCGCTCTGAATCTTGTCTTCTATCAAATTTTTCAGTTGGTAGCATCTTTCTGTTGTATACCCTGTGTCTTCATGATAGTCACAAAATTTGTTGCTCGGAGGTCTGTTTGGTTTCATGGGTCGTGGTGGTCTGTACCCTGGGGAAGCTTTGAGAATAGCTAATATTTAAGTTTTATTAATGCTGAGCTTTGTGAAGTCTCGCTCTTTGCGAGGCCTGTGAGGCCATGACCTTTGCATTACTGGTGATACTCGTGTTGTTGAAAGGTCCTCTAAGATTTTTACAGGTTTTTCTTCCAGCTTATCTGGGCATGTGACGCCCCAGATGGTTCCTTCTCATTCCTACGACCTCCTTTGCGATAATCCCACTGTAATGACCATTCGGTTGACCTACTGCTCCTTCGACTTGGGGACCTTGTTTCTTGTATGCTTACTACCGCTTCTTGGAGTGTTAACCTATGTTCAAATAAGTCGATAGATGTTTGGAGAGTGACGGGGCTTTTTTCGAAAAATTCATCGAGAAGTAAGTTGTGTCTACTCCTGTCAACTCCAACTGCGAGATATGTTAGGGCCAGATTTTCTATCAAATCGGGAATTTGAATGGTTTCAGCCCGAGACCGATTGATATATTCTATGAGACTTTCATTTGACCTTTGGCAAATGTTTACAAGTGATGCTATCATTTTTCGCCCTCTCTTGTTTGTAGAAAACCTGGATTTGAACTTATTTTTCAAAGTGGTCCATGATTCTATTGACCTTGGTGGTAGATTTTTGTACCACATAAGAGGTGGCCCTTTCAAACATGTTGAGAAATACTGACATTTAGCTGTATCAGAATGTCCATGGAAGGTCATTTGTCCATGAAAGAGGTGGATGAAGTCCGCGGGGTCCGTGGATCCCTCGAACTACTCTATTGGTGGGACTTTAAGATCTCTATTTATTCTAGCCCTTTCAATTCTTCGAGATAGAGGACTTTCTGTAGAAGTTTCCATTTCGTTTGAGTGTGTCCTTATGAAATCTCGAACTAAAATCACATCATCCTCGGTAAGGTTTGTTACACCTCTACCTTCTATATTGTCATCATCATCTGCAATGTCATCTTTTTCGTATCTTTGTCTACGCCTCCGTGACGTTAACGACCCTGTGGAGTCCTCCATCCTCATGTATTCACTTCCCATAGAAGATCCCCATGATGGTTCATAATCTTCAGTTTGGTACTCTGAGGAAACATGTCCTTCGGAGACCTCCACGAGCTCTCTTTGGAGGCGAGCTATCTCTCGTTTTTGCCTTACCTTCTCGAGTAAAATTCTTCGTTCAGCATCTAGATGGCGTAACTCGTCGTCGGCCTCCATCTCCACGACATCAAGTTTGAGTTTAGTAGTGTCCTTGTCTTTTTGGCATTTTATTTTTTCCAAATGGAGACGTGCATCGCTGGTGAGGACCTGTTTACCTTGCGGAGTAAGGACTCGAGTTCGCTTATCTTCGCATTTGTGCATCTCGAGTTGCAAAGGATCGTCGTTGTTGTTCCATCTACTTCTAGGAATAAACTCTTTGGAATTAACGGAGCTTTGTTCTTCTCCATTTGCTTGATTGTAGCTATCTCTCTAGTGTTTTGGTTTTTGCTTGTgctttgttgattatttatcaTTGTTTTTATATGTATGCTGTTTGTAGGAGGGGGTTAAACCTCCTTCTAGCGCCATTGTTGAAGTATAATATTCAGATGCCTTTCTATGTATGTTTACAAGTCCTTTTATACTATATAAGTGGGCCTTTTTAGTGGGCTCTTTCCTATTTGGGCTGTGGCCCAACAAACATTAAGGCTTTGATATATGTTTTTTTTTCTGAAACTGATTCATAAATTGTTAGGAGCAGGTCCCCTGTTATTCACATTTTCTATATTGATTTTTATTGAATCAGCTAGGCACTGGGCCTGTTTGTGTGCAActtataagtatgacttataaATCCGTAACAGCTTATCGATGactgtttgtcgacccaacttataagtcgaatttacaacttataagctgataagttgaatgttagcaacgacgtactttttctcaacttattatgattttttgcttttctttttattttagttttataatatatatttgtaaatattaatctaatattaaattcacgaattaagataattatatttaatagtTATTTATTTTAGTCCATTTAAGTAAAATAAATTATGacttataaataatattatacaAACACTTACGtaacttataaatatttatttacatATCACTTATAAGTTAGTTATTTATTTAAAGTTagaaattatttattttaagattttctAAACAGACACTAAGTACGTTTTAATTTTGTTACCAGCTCTGCAAATTCAATACTTATCTCAGGTCTGGCCCACATATTTCTTGTGGGATTCCGAGACGTTAACAGCTGATACGAAATAGGAAGAACTCGTGTAGTCGTATATTAATTGCCTAGATTGCCCCTTCGATCAAGGCTTTTattgaagaaaagaaaagaataaaatatgggaaaaaaaaattaagaaaagatTTTGCATGTAATTTTCTTCGTTGCATTTGTGAGTTCCCAAATAAAAGAGAGAAAGCGACAATCTAGTGGTCCAATTTTTGTCCTTTTTGCGGGAGATAAAAAATTTGACTTGTTATGTGCGGATACAATTAATAAAAAtgaaagaaagtgaaaatttttaaaagaaaaatacaAGATGGctcaaatattaattttttctctTATCGTAATATGGGAATCGGAATACATTTATATACGTACACGAATTAAAATTCGACATTTGTCATTTCACatcattttataattattttggtataaattttaatttatctaatattatttactttaaaatatcaatatatcTTTTTTCTCAATTAACATACTTTTGAAAAGAAAATTTTGGATAAAAATTGATCCAAATTTAACCTCcttttttattcttttctttaataaaatatattgagAACACATTACACAAAATATAAATGCGTACACATTTTTTTCTTCCTCTTCACAATTAAAGTCAGGAACTTCCATAATGTTTTGTCCAAGGATTTAGAGTTCAATCATTAAATTCGACCCTTGTAAGGCAAAAAAGTCAGGAAACATAGGTAAGTCGCTTTTACTCTTTGATTTTTTTTGTCGGGCTTTTTTACTCTttgattttatattttttacAGGTGATGTTATTAATCTGTATATCCTTCGAACCTATGTTAAAAATCAGCCGATAATTAATTAGGCCTCCTTAATCATACTATGTTTTTTAAGTACCATTTATCTTAATTCACGTGATTTGCAGATTATTACGTGAACCCGTGAAATTTATCAAGTGCGCACCTGAAAAGTAGCGGTTTTAGATTACCTAcgatttaaataaataaataaatatatatatatatataaatcaacCGATAAATTAATCAatcaccaatttgataaaattatcaataaatcaCTAATCAAAATCCGACATATGTAacaattaaaatatatttaataaaacaATTAAAGTAAAATCCAACATTTTTATCTTAAATATGATCTAACCGGAGTTTCTCCTTATGAATTTGGACATGAACCGTTTATAGTTGATTAGGCAGCTATAAAAACAGCTGAGGCAAAAGTACGCAAACATGATCAGACATGTAAATATAATTAACACGTGTTCATACCTTTTACTTTTGTCATATTTGAATTTTTGGCATCTGATGGTATTGAGTTTCTTAGGAGAGTACaaaaaatcatgaataaaaatgtTACGACTGCAGACTCGACTGATTATATTTTTCGTatgattgaatttgctatttaACGAGATATCGCTTAAATTGTATAGTTATATAAACTTTTGTTTATCccataaataaattataaataatgaagctATATTTTGCAAATAAAAAGGTATTTACCTAAAGAAGACAAAAAAAACGAATTTCATCATGTTCTACTTTGGCTGTGAACAAGCGGGGAATCAGAATATTTGATTGGGCAAAAACTTCGAACAGAAGCTGCTACAAGTTGAAAGTATCTTTTCTCGCTCTCGCTTCGGTTTCTATGGTAATTAGATGTGAACTGATCGAGTACCACACAGTGACATTCATTATATTTATGCTAATAAATATATCAAGATTTCTTAGCTTGAGGGGATCCAATACCTATGTATATGCCCTCCAGTTTAATATCCGACCAGCTGCTTTTGGAGTATATGTCAAAACATATATTCGGCAGAGTTACATAGGTAATTAAGTAGAATTTTATAGTAAATGACAAATACGCTCCGTAATTTATTAGTTTACTGGTTGAACTCCAGCGTACAACACCATCTGTATGATGTAGTCTCTAAATCACGCGGTACTAATTATATTTACAAAATTACAATACGTGTGCCGCAAGCATATATATAGCGACTCCTTTGTTGAAATTAATCAATCCACACATTTTCCATCTCTTCATTCACTTGGCCTCCCCACAGACCAAAGATGGAGAGAGCACAGGAAGATATGAAATTTCTTGGAGTGTTTGGTATTTACAAAGAAGGCCACAAAATCATGGCTCCTTGGCGTAAAATCTTTAACCAAATCACCCTCGCTTTCATCCTTCCCCTCTGCTTCATTTTCCTAGCTCAAATCGAGATCTCCAAAATCTTTTTTTGGAGAATCAGATTCCATAGGTATGCCCAACACAGAAACACATCCACTGACTGGGCAGTTTACGTTCTTTTTAAGCTTGCATACTACACTTTCCTTTGTATATTTTCCCTCCTCTCTACTTCTGCCGTGGTTTACTCCATAGCTTGCATCTACTCGCATCGCGATATCTCCTTCAAGAAAGTCATGGGTGTTGTGCCACAAGTATGGAAGCGCCTCGTGGTCACGTTCATCGTCATTTACGTATTAAATTTCATATACGTTGTCGTGGCTGTTGTAACCATGATTCTTTGCGTATATGCTGGTAACACCATTTCGGTTGTCTTTTTCTTCATCTTAATGATCATATACATCGTAGGTTTCGTATATCTCACTATCGTATGGCAGCTAGCTAGTGTTGTGACCGTTCTAGAACAATCATACGGAATTAAGGCGATGAACAAAAGTAGGAACTTGATCAAAGGCAAGTTTTGGGTGGCTTTCGCTATATTTTTCAAGTTGAATATTCTCATTTGGGGGATACATTCTGTGTTTTACTATTTTGCGGCCTATGCCTATCCCTGGGCGTACTGGACGAGAGTTCTTGTTGGAATTT is a genomic window containing:
- the LOC141714682 gene encoding uncharacterized protein LOC141714682, which codes for MERAQEDMKFLGVFGIYKEGHKIMAPWRKIFNQITLAFILPLCFIFLAQIEISKIFFWRIRFHRYAQHRNTSTDWAVYVLFKLAYYTFLCIFSLLSTSAVVYSIACIYSHRDISFKKVMGVVPQVWKRLVVTFIVIYVLNFIYVVVAVVTMILCVYAGNTISVVFFFILMIIYIVGFVYLTIVWQLASVVTVLEQSYGIKAMNKSRNLIKGKFWVAFAIFFKLNILIWGIHSVFYYFAAYAYPWAYWTRVLVGILCLAVLVPIILYALVLQTIIYFVCKSYHNEAIDKPTLSKHLGEYERLYSLNEVQLEHV